From the Priestia koreensis genome, one window contains:
- a CDS encoding ABC transporter ATP-binding protein yields the protein MSSVTLSVKGLKKRIGKRDIIKGIDFELRSGEVFGFLGPNGAGKTTTIRMLVGLIRPTEGSIHICGKNVATDFTEAMSNLGCIVENPELYPFLSGWENLRHFARMLRGVGEDRIMEVVELVGLEARIHDRVKTYSLGMRQRLGIAQAMLGDPKVLILDEPTNGLDPSGIREMRKFIRSLAEEQGLSVLVSSHLLSEIQLMCDRVAIISKGQVLHTESVKTLLARQETLIWKVTPYEKGKEILEQLTESVKEDGAYLITPYEDDEVGVWNQKLVEAGVTVQEMNHKLPTLEDLFLEMTGGESIG from the coding sequence GTGAGTAGCGTAACATTGTCTGTTAAAGGATTAAAAAAGAGAATTGGCAAACGCGACATTATTAAAGGCATTGATTTTGAATTGCGAAGCGGAGAGGTTTTTGGATTTTTAGGACCAAACGGTGCGGGTAAAACGACGACGATTCGAATGCTTGTCGGCTTAATTCGTCCTACAGAAGGAAGCATTCATATTTGTGGGAAAAATGTAGCAACTGATTTTACAGAAGCTATGAGTAACTTAGGATGTATTGTTGAAAATCCCGAGCTTTACCCGTTTTTAAGCGGATGGGAGAACCTACGTCACTTTGCGAGAATGCTTCGCGGGGTAGGGGAAGATCGTATTATGGAGGTCGTGGAGCTTGTCGGTCTAGAGGCAAGAATTCACGATCGTGTAAAAACCTACTCTCTCGGAATGCGTCAGCGTCTCGGAATTGCTCAAGCGATGCTTGGAGATCCGAAAGTGCTTATTTTAGACGAGCCAACAAATGGATTAGATCCGTCCGGGATACGTGAAATGCGTAAATTTATTCGTTCACTAGCGGAGGAGCAAGGTCTGAGCGTGCTCGTTTCGAGTCACTTATTAAGTGAGATTCAGTTAATGTGTGACCGAGTGGCGATCATTTCAAAAGGGCAGGTTCTTCATACAGAATCCGTCAAAACATTATTGGCAAGACAAGAAACGCTCATTTGGAAAGTGACCCCGTATGAAAAAGGAAAAGAGATTCTCGAACAGCTTACCGAGTCGGTAAAGGAAGATGGGGCTTATTTAATTACTCCTTATGAAGATGATGAAGTAGGGGTATGGAATCAAAAGCTAGTGGAAGCGGGCGTAACGGTGCAAGAGATGAATCACAAGCTCCCGACGCTAGAAGATCTGTTCCTGGAAATGACGGGAGGAGAGTCTATTGGCTAA
- a CDS encoding fatty acid--CoA ligase codes for MSMTIGKMFDLTVAKYPHKEALYDVRKNVRYTYKQWSDQVNKLAQAFTHEGVKKGDRVSTYLFNTEELATVLFACAKIGAIFNPINFRLMSEEVSYIIADAKPKIVLFEQALSSTISPIADRFHQTSFWCIDDTSIPYAKDFYTVLSKQDSAPVTAEVSEDDVYAIMYTSGTTGRPKGVLHCHRDMIEQSLIVCHATHLNKQDRGLVTAPMFHCAELHCAFLPRVHVGAHSTILHQFHPQKVLQLIESEKITKLFAAPTMWNMMIQEDVTQYDLKSLTLGLYGAAPMAPALVRACEKKLGAKFVQAYGMTEMGPAITFLGEEDQISKSGSAGQACLNHEIRIVKPNEHGPSDPEDILPPGEVGEILVQGPCVMQGYFNLEEATKKALYKGWYHSGDIGYLDEDGYLFVQDRVDDMIISGGENVYPREIEDLLFEHEGILDVAVIGEPHQKWGESVTAFVVRKDHTLTEEELDLFCKSSDKLANYKRPRRYIFCEALPRNASGKIQKFVLRKEIEEAVEGV; via the coding sequence ATGTCGATGACGATTGGAAAGATGTTTGACCTCACAGTAGCCAAATACCCACACAAAGAAGCACTCTACGATGTGCGTAAAAACGTTCGCTACACATACAAACAATGGAGCGATCAAGTAAACAAACTCGCACAGGCTTTTACACACGAAGGCGTTAAAAAGGGAGACCGTGTGTCCACCTACTTGTTTAATACGGAAGAACTGGCAACGGTCTTATTCGCCTGTGCGAAAATCGGGGCGATCTTTAACCCGATTAATTTCCGACTTATGTCAGAGGAGGTATCCTACATTATTGCGGATGCAAAACCGAAAATTGTTTTATTTGAGCAAGCACTCTCATCGACGATTTCCCCCATTGCAGATCGATTTCATCAGACGAGCTTTTGGTGCATTGACGACACGTCGATCCCTTATGCAAAGGATTTCTACACCGTTTTGTCTAAGCAAGATTCAGCCCCCGTTACAGCAGAAGTAAGTGAAGATGACGTGTATGCCATCATGTACACAAGTGGCACGACTGGAAGACCAAAAGGGGTCCTACATTGTCACCGAGACATGATCGAGCAAAGCCTCATTGTCTGTCATGCGACTCACTTAAACAAACAGGACCGAGGCCTTGTAACAGCCCCAATGTTTCATTGTGCAGAACTTCATTGTGCCTTTTTACCACGTGTCCACGTAGGGGCACACAGCACGATTTTACACCAATTTCATCCTCAAAAAGTGCTCCAACTCATCGAAAGTGAAAAAATCACCAAACTGTTTGCCGCACCAACCATGTGGAATATGATGATTCAAGAAGACGTAACGCAATATGATTTAAAAAGCTTGACGCTCGGCTTATACGGGGCAGCTCCGATGGCTCCGGCTCTTGTTCGTGCCTGCGAGAAGAAGCTCGGTGCGAAGTTTGTCCAAGCATATGGAATGACGGAAATGGGACCTGCGATTACGTTTCTCGGTGAAGAGGATCAAATTAGTAAGTCAGGATCAGCAGGCCAAGCTTGCCTTAATCATGAGATTCGTATTGTGAAGCCAAATGAACACGGCCCTTCTGATCCAGAGGATATTTTGCCTCCAGGTGAAGTCGGTGAAATCCTTGTACAAGGTCCGTGTGTGATGCAGGGGTATTTTAATCTAGAAGAAGCGACTAAAAAAGCCCTGTACAAAGGCTGGTATCACTCTGGAGATATTGGTTACCTCGATGAAGATGGCTACTTGTTCGTTCAGGACCGAGTAGACGATATGATCATTAGCGGGGGTGAGAACGTTTATCCTCGTGAAATTGAAGACCTACTTTTTGAGCATGAAGGAATTTTGGATGTAGCGGTCATAGGAGAACCACATCAGAAGTGGGGAGAATCAGTGACGGCATTTGTCGTTCGTAAAGATCACACGCTCACGGAAGAGGAGCTCGATTTATTCTGCAAATCAAGTGACAAACTCGCCAATTATAAGAGACCGCGTCGCTACATATTCTGCGAAGCACTCCCGCGTAATGCGAGCGGTAAGATTCAAAAATTCGTTCTGCGTAAAGAGATTGAAGAAGCGGTAGAAGGTGTGTGA
- a CDS encoding SGNH/GDSL hydrolase family protein produces the protein MRGKWIQLIAAVSGLACLLWLVGLGWSLYEYLRVPANPPAIASKSVETDSKAKQDNRFNIIAIGDSLTRGTGDSTGKGYVGNVKDSLEEKTDRKIYLSNLGIKGQRSNQLLQQVKQPEVQRQLKDADVIMMTIGGNDLFQSGQTLVDLNLNNVKTLQNQYLKNVNSILSTMRAVNKDATIFFIGLYNPFIKMDNANQTSSIVREWNFKSAELSAKYPKTVFVPTFDIFELKVDDYLYSDHFHPNAEGYKLVADRVASLITW, from the coding sequence TTGAGAGGGAAATGGATTCAACTTATTGCTGCTGTATCAGGACTTGCCTGCCTGCTTTGGCTAGTCGGACTTGGCTGGTCCTTATATGAATATCTTCGTGTACCGGCAAATCCCCCTGCAATTGCTTCAAAATCTGTTGAGACGGATAGCAAGGCGAAACAAGATAATCGTTTCAACATCATCGCGATCGGTGACTCCTTAACAAGAGGAACAGGTGACTCAACTGGAAAAGGATACGTTGGAAATGTAAAAGATAGCCTTGAAGAAAAAACAGATCGCAAAATATACCTATCAAATCTCGGTATCAAAGGGCAACGTTCCAATCAGTTGCTACAGCAGGTCAAGCAGCCAGAAGTACAGCGCCAGCTAAAAGATGCTGATGTTATTATGATGACAATTGGTGGAAATGACCTTTTCCAAAGCGGGCAAACGCTTGTTGATCTGAATTTGAATAATGTCAAAACCCTTCAAAATCAGTACTTAAAAAACGTGAATAGTATTTTAAGTACGATGCGTGCTGTGAATAAAGACGCAACGATTTTCTTTATTGGGTTATATAATCCGTTTATTAAAATGGACAATGCGAATCAAACGTCATCGATTGTCCGGGAATGGAATTTTAAAAGCGCTGAGCTGAGCGCAAAGTACCCAAAAACGGTATTTGTACCAACGTTCGATATTTTTGAACTAAAAGTAGACGATTATTTATACTCAGATCATTTTCATCCGAATGCGGAAGGCTACAAGCTCGTGGCTGATCGGGTGGCATCATTGATTACATGGTAA